Proteins encoded within one genomic window of Candidatus Giovannonibacteria bacterium:
- a CDS encoding nucleoside-diphosphate kinase (catalyzes the formation of nucleoside triphosphate from ATP and nucleoside diphosphate), protein MQKPQEERTFVLIKPEGVMRGIVGEIVSRFEKRGLKIIALKMVWPSAEHVNKHYPSDEDWFSNVGARTKEFFKAKNVDVKEHFGTDENVAIGKQVKGWLAEHLTSGPVTAFIIEGMHAVTVVRKIVGHTYPVEALPGTIRGDFSIDTPSAANVEKRAIKNIVHASGNEEEAAHEIEHWFAPEEIHDYKRADENVMF, encoded by the coding sequence ATGCAAAAACCGCAAGAAGAGAGAACTTTTGTTTTAATAAAGCCAGAAGGGGTGATGCGCGGCATCGTTGGGGAAATAGTTTCGCGCTTTGAAAAGCGGGGGCTTAAAATTATCGCGCTAAAGATGGTTTGGCCTTCCGCGGAGCACGTAAATAAACATTATCCTTCCGATGAAGATTGGTTTTCAAATGTCGGCGCGCGGACGAAGGAATTTTTTAAGGCCAAGAATGTTGACGTAAAAGAACATTTCGGGACGGACGAAAATGTCGCGATCGGCAAACAGGTCAAAGGGTGGCTGGCAGAACACCTGACCTCCGGGCCAGTAACCGCTTTCATCATAGAAGGGATGCACGCTGTAACTGTGGTACGGAAAATTGTCGGCCATACTTATCCGGTTGAAGCGCTGCCGGGGACTATCCGAGGCGATTTTTCCATTGATACTCCCTCAGCTGCAAATGTTGAGAAAAGGGCGATTAAAAATATTGTGCACGCTTCCGGAAACGAAGAAGAGGCGGCGCATGAGATAGAGCATTGGTTTGCTCCGGAGGAAATCCACGATTATAAGCGCGCTGACGAGAATGTGATGTTTTGA
- a CDS encoding MBL fold metallo-hydrolase: MKDFFRSNGKKIFFASSALSASLFFVSALAFYQSQEKPELMVSFFDVGQGDSIFIESYDGTQILIDGGPPNRILPLLGERMPYFDKYIDVVVLTHPHADHVSGLIEVLEKYDVGMLIESGADYHTAEAKIFEKMVKEKNIKKIIIERPVGLNFYNNAVLRFIYPEESFLGKTLKNVHDSALISELDFNGKKILFMSDAEKNIEKRLADEGKIGDVDVLKTGHHGSKTSSNDFFLAAAKPEYAVISVGARNRYGHPHQQTLSNLEAIGAKIFRTDLDGTITLEIRNGDLVWK, encoded by the coding sequence ATGAAAGATTTTTTCAGATCAAACGGCAAAAAAATATTTTTCGCCTCCTCGGCGCTTTCCGCATCTCTCTTTTTTGTTTCCGCGCTGGCGTTTTACCAAAGCCAGGAAAAACCAGAACTCATGGTCAGCTTTTTTGACGTCGGGCAGGGAGACTCGATTTTTATTGAATCCTATGACGGCACGCAGATTTTAATTGACGGCGGCCCGCCTAACAGGATTTTGCCGCTTCTTGGGGAGCGGATGCCATACTTTGACAAGTATATTGACGTGGTTGTGCTTACGCATCCGCACGCCGACCACGTCTCGGGACTCATTGAAGTGCTGGAAAAGTATGATGTCGGTATGCTCATAGAAAGCGGAGCGGATTATCATACAGCAGAAGCGAAAATATTTGAGAAGATGGTCAAAGAAAAAAATATTAAGAAAATAATTATTGAGCGCCCCGTTGGTTTAAATTTTTATAATAACGCGGTTTTGAGGTTCATTTACCCGGAAGAATCTTTTTTGGGAAAAACTTTAAAAAACGTGCATGACTCCGCTTTAATTTCCGAGCTGGATTTTAACGGCAAAAAGATTTTGTTTATGTCGGACGCCGAAAAAAATATTGAGAAACGCTTGGCTGACGAAGGAAAAATCGGTGATGTTGATGTTTTAAAAACTGGACATCACGGCTCCAAAACCTCCAGCAACGATTTTTTCCTGGCCGCCGCAAAACCCGAATACGCCGTGATTTCCGTAGGCGCCAGAAACCGCTACGGACATCCGCATCAGCAAACTTTATCAAATCTTGAAGCCATCGGCGCTAAAATTTTCCGTACCGATTTAGACGGAACGATTACTTTAGAAATTAGGAATGGCGATTTAGTTTGGAAATAG
- a CDS encoding ComEC/Rec2 family competence protein, with protein MAIKYIPYFLSAFLAGVGVRSFFDVPQSWIFGGLGLVIGFIIALFFSTRLIPHPLTPSPCEGEGEKKRKYFSFQGVGCGLLLLFFLLGALRFSIFENSIAKDQLHNRYGEILTLSGQVVSSEPKPNSARIILETDLGRLLVVSRPYPQYKYGDKLEIKGKIEEPENYAGFDTAKFLAKQQIYSQMIFPEIKKVGGGGGNFILGALVWVREKFEESLKNILPEPHASLADGMLLGREGVLPQNIVDAFRNTSTIHILVLSGYNITIVGNALLAFFSFFLPQTFAWSISIFGILAFTLMTGAEPAAVRAAIMALIGLLALRVGRKTLPALSLLWAALFMILWNPMYLKFDRGFQLSFMATLGLILLSGFFQKKFWLFPKFWGIRETAAASASAQLFVLPLLISWGNAVSVFSLPANILVVIAVPAVMFFGFLGALGGFISGALGQALAAPAYLLISWQLFLVNFFSGLI; from the coding sequence GTGGCAATAAAATACATACCTTATTTTCTTTCGGCGTTTTTGGCGGGAGTTGGAGTCCGCTCGTTTTTTGATGTGCCGCAAAGCTGGATATTTGGAGGTTTGGGGTTGGTGATTGGATTTATAATTGCTTTGTTTTTTAGCACAAGATTGATACCTCACCCCCTAACCCCCTCTCCTTGTGAAGGAGAGGGGGAAAAAAAGAGAAAGTATTTCTCTTTTCAGGGGGTGGGGTGTGGGTTGCTCTTGCTCTTTTTTCTCCTCGGCGCTTTGCGTTTCTCCATTTTTGAAAATAGTATAGCAAAAGACCAGCTTCATAATCGGTACGGGGAAATTTTAACTTTGAGCGGACAGGTTGTCTCCAGCGAACCCAAACCGAATTCCGCCAGAATAATTTTAGAAACGGATTTGGGCAGATTGTTGGTTGTTTCGCGCCCATACCCGCAATACAAGTATGGCGACAAGCTGGAGATTAAGGGAAAAATAGAGGAGCCGGAAAATTACGCAGGATTTGACACAGCCAAATTTCTGGCCAAACAGCAAATCTACTCCCAGATGATTTTTCCGGAAATTAAAAAAGTCGGAGGCGGCGGCGGAAACTTTATTTTGGGCGCTCTTGTTTGGGTTCGTGAAAAATTTGAAGAAAGTTTAAAAAATATCCTGCCGGAGCCCCACGCCTCTTTGGCGGACGGCATGCTTTTGGGCCGTGAAGGAGTATTACCTCAAAATATTGTTGACGCGTTCAGAAACACCAGCACCATCCATATTTTGGTTCTTTCCGGCTACAATATAACCATTGTCGGCAACGCGCTTTTGGCGTTTTTTAGTTTTTTCCTGCCGCAAACTTTCGCTTGGTCTATTTCCATTTTCGGCATTTTGGCCTTTACTTTAATGACCGGAGCCGAGCCGGCCGCTGTGCGCGCGGCTATTATGGCCTTAATCGGCCTTTTGGCTTTGCGCGTGGGCAGGAAAACATTGCCGGCGCTTTCCTTGCTTTGGGCGGCCCTTTTTATGATTTTGTGGAACCCGATGTATTTAAAATTTGACAGGGGGTTTCAGCTTTCTTTTATGGCGACGCTCGGCCTAATTTTGCTTTCCGGGTTTTTCCAAAAAAAGTTTTGGCTTTTCCCTAAATTTTGGGGCATCCGCGAAACGGCCGCCGCTTCCGCCTCGGCCCAGCTTTTTGTTCTTCCGCTTTTAATTTCTTGGGGAAATGCGGTTTCAGTATTTTCTCTTCCGGCGAACATTCTGGTTGTAATTGCCGTGCCGGCGGTTATGTTTTTTGGTTTTTTGGGCGCTTTGGGCGGTTTTATTTCCGGGGCTTTGGGACAAGCGCTGGCCGCGCCCGCTTATCTTTTGATTTCCTGGCAGCTTTTTTTGGTTAATTTTTTCTCCGGGCTCATATGA
- a CDS encoding ribonuclease HI family protein, producing the protein MPKSEKLIVYTDGGSRGNPGPAALGVVISDEKGRVIKECGEKIGIKTNNEAEYAAVIFALKKIKALFGKEKTKKMEVNFKMDSEFVMRQLNGEYKVEEEKLFPLFIFVWNLKMDFAKVTFSHVRREQNKAADRLVNMALDSEQGKLWQ; encoded by the coding sequence ATGCCTAAATCAGAGAAACTAATTGTTTATACAGACGGAGGGTCGCGGGGAAATCCGGGGCCGGCGGCGCTGGGAGTGGTGATTTCGGATGAGAAGGGGCGCGTGATTAAAGAATGTGGGGAGAAAATCGGCATAAAAACCAACAACGAGGCCGAATACGCGGCGGTGATTTTCGCGCTCAAAAAAATAAAAGCGCTTTTTGGGAAAGAAAAAACAAAAAAAATGGAGGTAAATTTTAAAATGGATTCGGAATTCGTGATGAGGCAGTTAAACGGAGAATACAAAGTTGAGGAAGAAAAATTGTTTCCGCTGTTTATTTTTGTGTGGAATTTAAAGATGGATTTTGCTAAGGTTACTTTCAGCCATGTGCGGAGAGAGCAGAATAAAGCTGCGGACAGATTGGTAAATATGGCGCTTGATTCCGAACAGGGTAAGCTGTGGCAATAA
- a CDS encoding alpha/beta hydrolase, with translation MLNQKIVYIIHGWWGYPKEGWFPWLKKELEKRGFKVFIPKMPETGKPKINTWVSKLRKLAKKADGNTYFVGHSVGTQAIMRYLEKLPKNKKIGGAIFVAGWTSLTNLEPGEIKIAKPWLETKINFAKVKKSAKKFVAVFSDNDLYVPFVQNSKIFKRKLGAKIILEHKKGHFSGSDGVKKLPVVLSELMKMAK, from the coding sequence ATGCTTAATCAAAAAATAGTTTATATAATTCACGGGTGGTGGGGCTATCCGAAAGAAGGATGGTTTCCTTGGCTTAAAAAAGAACTTGAAAAAAGAGGGTTTAAAGTTTTTATTCCAAAAATGCCGGAAACCGGCAAGCCAAAAATAAACACTTGGGTTTCTAAATTGCGTAAGCTAGCTAAAAAAGCAGATGGAAATACTTATTTTGTCGGGCATAGCGTCGGCACGCAGGCGATTATGAGATATTTGGAAAAGTTGCCAAAGAATAAGAAAATCGGTGGAGCTATTTTTGTGGCGGGATGGACGAGTTTAACAAATCTTGAGCCCGGGGAGATAAAAATTGCTAAGCCGTGGCTTGAAACCAAAATAAATTTTGCCAAAGTTAAAAAATCAGCTAAAAAATTTGTTGCAGTATTTTCAGACAATGACCTTTATGTGCCTTTTGTCCAAAATTCAAAAATATTTAAACGAAAACTTGGTGCGAAGATTATACTAGAGCATAAAAAAGGCCATTTTTCTGGAAGCGACGGCGTAAAAAAATTACCCGTTGTTTTATCGGAATTAATGAAAATGGCAAAATAA
- a CDS encoding phosphoglycerate kinase, whose amino-acid sequence MNFRGKKVLLRVDFNVLPLKPREPRILKTLPTIKYLLKKKAKIILLTHLETNDGKTPSTKKLFPYLKKFLPMGEIKLFENLRKFPGEKKNDLKFAKYLASLGDVYVNEAFSDSHRKHASIVLLPKLLPSFSGLLFKEEIKNLSRVFNPPHPLTLILGGGKIETKLPLLRALLAKTDCVLLGGIIGNKFLKRKMISSEKIFLPIDVVESGGRIYDVGPKTIESWTPLINKSKLVVWNGPMGFLEKGFTAGTKRLVAALKKSKAKIIIGGGDTADCLPRNLPKNIFISTGGGAMLEFLAKGTLPGIEALKK is encoded by the coding sequence ATGAATTTTCGCGGCAAAAAAGTTCTTTTAAGAGTTGATTTTAACGTGCTGCCGTTGAAACCGCGGGAGCCGCGAATTTTAAAAACCCTCCCGACAATAAAATACCTTTTAAAGAAAAAAGCGAAAATAATTTTACTTACTCATTTGGAGACGAATGACGGCAAGACCCCGAGCACAAAAAAACTTTTTCCTTATCTCAAAAAATTTTTGCCTATGGGCGAGATAAAGCTTTTTGAAAATTTAAGAAAATTTCCAGGGGAGAAAAAGAATGATTTAAAATTTGCAAAATATCTGGCCAGCCTCGGAGATGTCTATGTAAACGAGGCCTTCTCTGATTCGCATCGCAAACACGCTTCCATTGTGCTTTTGCCTAAGCTTCTGCCCTCCTTTTCCGGATTGTTATTTAAGGAGGAGATAAAAAATCTTTCCCGAGTTTTTAATCCGCCCCACCCACTCACTCTTATTTTGGGCGGAGGAAAAATCGAAACCAAACTTCCTTTGTTGCGAGCGCTTTTAGCTAAAACAGACTGTGTGCTCTTGGGCGGAATTATCGGAAATAAATTTTTAAAGCGAAAAATGATCTCTTCAGAGAAAATTTTTCTGCCTATCGACGTGGTGGAAAGCGGAGGTCGGATTTACGATGTTGGGCCGAAAACCATTGAGAGCTGGACGCCGCTTATTAATAAATCTAAACTCGTTGTCTGGAACGGCCCAATGGGTTTTCTTGAAAAGGGGTTTACGGCCGGAACCAAAAGACTCGTCGCCGCTCTAAAAAAATCCAAAGCTAAAATTATTATTGGAGGGGGCGATACCGCGGATTGTCTGCCTCGCAACTTGCCAAAAAACATCTTCATTTCAACCGGCGGCGGGGCGATGCTGGAGTTTTTGGCGAAAGGCACCTTGCCGGGCATTGAAGCGCTCAAAAAATAA
- a CDS encoding triose-phosphate isomerase: MKKIIIANWKMAPQTPREALHLANEVGRGVKSVRGVEIVLVPPFVFLPILRHTPYAVRNIFKLGAQDVFYEREGAFTGEISPLQLKASGARIVVIGHSERRAMGETDEAVNKKTKAVLESGMRAVLCVGEKERKPGEVFPKIVREELLGGIRKIKKSLLANLIIAYEPVWAISGGGRGKADTPKNVYEMAILIRRELYRALGKRAASKIPVLYGGSVDEKNAADFVAKGAVDGLLVGGASLNAKKFVSLVKAVDKIK, from the coding sequence ATGAAAAAAATAATTATCGCAAACTGGAAGATGGCGCCGCAAACTCCCCGCGAGGCGTTGCACCTTGCTAACGAAGTCGGGCGCGGAGTTAAAAGCGTCCGGGGAGTAGAAATTGTTTTGGTTCCTCCGTTTGTGTTTTTGCCAATCTTGCGCCATACGCCGTACGCCGTACGCAATATATTCAAACTCGGCGCTCAAGACGTGTTTTACGAAAGAGAAGGAGCGTTTACGGGCGAGATTTCTCCCTTACAACTTAAAGCGTCCGGCGCAAGGATTGTTGTCATCGGGCACTCGGAACGGCGGGCTATGGGGGAAACGGATGAGGCGGTAAATAAAAAAACAAAGGCCGTTTTGGAATCCGGCATGCGAGCCGTTTTATGCGTTGGAGAAAAAGAGCGAAAACCCGGCGAAGTTTTCCCGAAAATCGTCCGCGAGGAGCTTTTGGGCGGAATCCGCAAAATTAAAAAATCTTTGCTTGCAAATTTAATAATTGCCTACGAACCGGTATGGGCGATAAGCGGCGGCGGACGCGGGAAAGCCGATACTCCGAAAAACGTTTATGAAATGGCGATTTTGATACGGCGCGAGCTTTACCGCGCGCTTGGAAAGCGCGCGGCTTCAAAAATACCGGTGCTCTACGGCGGTTCGGTTGATGAAAAAAACGCGGCGGATTTTGTCGCCAAGGGCGCGGTTGATGGGCTTTTGGTCGGCGGGGCCAGTTTGAACGCCAAAAAATTTGTTAGTTTAGTAAAAGCAGTTGATAAAATAAAATGA
- a CDS encoding HIT domain-containing protein, whose amino-acid sequence MSKIEFRKDAVSGEWILISTGIQKKPVFFKRPEERPLPKSKCPFDDAKKSRQEKVLFWAPKPGGKDFRDWWVQIFPNKYPVVARSGICPPLERRGMHEKKIGVGFQEVIVTRSHERHFALMSQEEINLVLEAYQSRFQALASEPCVDYVLIIHNHGFRAGATVPHPHSQIFAIPIIPPDVKRSLEGSRKYFRAHRRCVHCDILKGELKEKERIIYQNKRFIVLAPYASRVIYEARIFPKFHESRFEVIDEAQRRDLSEAMKFIFQKIFKKIKNPDYNFFIHTAPPKERHAEHYHWHMEILPRVAIWGGLELGAGIDVVKVSPEETAKLLRK is encoded by the coding sequence GGTGAATGGATTTTGATATCCACCGGAATTCAGAAAAAACCCGTTTTTTTTAAGCGCCCGGAGGAAAGGCCGCTGCCCAAATCAAAATGCCCTTTTGACGACGCAAAAAAATCAAGGCAAGAAAAAGTTTTGTTTTGGGCGCCCAAGCCCGGAGGCAAAGATTTCAGGGATTGGTGGGTGCAGATTTTTCCGAATAAATATCCCGTTGTCGCGCGTTCCGGTATTTGCCCGCCGCTGGAAAGGCGCGGCATGCACGAAAAAAAAATCGGCGTCGGGTTTCAAGAGGTCATTGTGACGAGGTCACACGAAAGACACTTCGCGCTTATGAGCCAGGAGGAGATAAACTTGGTTTTGGAAGCGTACCAGTCCAGGTTTCAGGCGCTGGCCAGCGAGCCCTGCGTGGATTACGTTCTTATAATCCATAACCATGGCTTCAGAGCCGGCGCAACGGTTCCTCATCCGCATTCCCAGATTTTTGCCATTCCGATAATCCCTCCGGACGTGAAAAGAAGCTTGGAGGGCTCGCGCAAATACTTCCGCGCTCACAGGCGCTGCGTCCACTGCGACATTTTAAAGGGCGAGCTTAAAGAAAAGGAGCGCATCATTTACCAAAACAAACGTTTTATTGTTCTGGCGCCCTATGCCTCCCGCGTTATCTACGAAGCGAGAATTTTTCCAAAATTCCACGAGTCTCGCTTTGAAGTTATAGATGAAGCGCAGAGGCGGGACTTGTCGGAAGCGATGAAATTCATTTTTCAGAAGATTTTTAAAAAAATTAAAAACCCTGATTATAATTTTTTCATCCACACCGCTCCGCCGAAAGAACGGCATGCCGAGCACTACCACTGGCATATGGAGATTTTGCCAAGAGTCGCTATTTGGGGCGGGCTTGAGCTCGGCGCGGGGATAGACGTGGTCAAGGTCTCGCCTGAAGAGACAGCCAAACTTTTAAGAAAATGA